ATTTAGCATTCATATAATTAGCAATTCGCGCCCCACGTCGTAATAATTGAATCGAATTTGGATAGGTAGATACACATATCAAAACTCGCTCATGGACAGTGCGAATTTGCCCAGGAGAGATGGAAGTATTTGCCTCTTCCTCAACTGTATCTGCGACTTCTCTTAATGCTAATTCTCGCAAAGCAATCAGGTTACGACGCTGAAAAAAGTTTTCTAAAGATTGCTCAATTTTATTAGCAGCATAAATTTTACCCTCCCGTAACCGTTCTTCTAAAGTTTCTGGAGTTACATCAATGACAACCACAGCATCAGCTTCATCCAGCAACCGATCTGGAATGCGTTCTCGGACGACAACACCCGTAATTCCGGCTACTAAATCATTCAAACTTTCTAAATGTTGAATATTCACAGTAGAGTAAACATCTATGCCGGCTGCTAAAATCAATTCTACATCTTGATAGCGTTTTTCTCTAAGTGAACCAGGAATATTTGTATGTGCTAATTCATCAACTAATACCAATTGGGGAGAGCGGTTTAAAATTGCCTCTGTGTCCATTTCTTGGAGGTTGATATTTTTATGAATATTGGCTTTTTGCGGAACTACTTCTAATCCTATAGCTTTGAAAGCAGTATCTTTGCGTCCATGAGTTTCGATAATGCCAATAACAACATCAATACCTTCTTGTTGCAGTTGATGTGCTTCTTCTAGCATTCTGTAAGTTTTTCCCACACCAGGAGCCATACCAATGAATATTTTATGCTTTCCGCGTCGAGCAGGACGAATATAAGAACTGTCAGGGGAGGGCGTATGGGGGTAAGACATAATAATAACTAGGGTTTGCGGAAAAGTCTTTTCATTCGGGCTAGTAGTTTGTCAACCCTAAAATGACGGGTGAAGGCAAGCAGGGGGAGGTAGGGGAGGTAGGGGAGGTAGGGGAGGTAGGGGAGGTAGGGGAGGTAGGGGGGTAGGGGGGTAGGGGAGGTAGGGGAGGTAGGGGGGTAGGGGAGGTAGGGGGGTAGGGGAGGTAGGGGGGTAGGGGAGGTAGGGGCGCAGGGCCTGCGCCCAATCAGGAGTCAGGAGGAAGAATTGGAGGGAGGCAAGAATAATATTAAATCTGAAAAAGTGACCGATAAATAAACCTGGAAGCGATAAAATCCAGATGACATCTTCAATTATCAATATGGCTCCTTTACCCGATTATCGTCCCAAACAAATGTCTCTTGGTCCATTGGAAGCAGAAATTCTCAATATCGTCTGGGAACTGAGTTCTGTTACTGTCAAAGATGTACACGATCGCATTTTAGCTGATCCTAACCGCGAATTGGCTTATACTTCCGTAACTACAGTTCTCCGTCGGTTGACGGAAAAAGGCTGGTTAGCTTGCAATAAACAAGGAAAAGCCTTTTATTGGCAGCCTTTACTGACTAAACAACAAGCAGAGGTAATTAAGGCACATGATCAATTACAGCGATTTTTAGCAGTGGTAAATCCTGATGTGATTGCGGCATTTGCTGATAGTTTAGATCAAGCTGCTAGTGACCAAATCGAAGCGATCGCTAAACGCATCCAAGCAGCACGGGAAGCCAGAGGAGAAAAGTAACATTATGCATCTACTGATGATTATCACCGCTGTTACCATTGCTTGGTGGTTGCGATTCTTTGGTAGAATCCCCCAGGGAAATTGGTATTTACGCTGGCAAAAAACCCTATTTTTATTCCTTTTTCCCCCCTTACTCATCTTCATGACAGTTACCTCCGTCGTCTGTATGGGGACACAGGGAAAAATGGGCGGAATGTACACCGACTCCTTCAGCTATCTCCTGTCCTTAATTTTTCTGGGATTTTTTAATATCTTAGGTATCAAACTAGCTTTTCAGGGCTGGAAAGCCATTCAATCCGCCCGTGAATGCCCCCAAATTACCTTAGATGGTAAATCTGCCCGACTTCTACAAACAGGAGCTTTATTTGCCGGACAAATGGGTTTTTGGCAACCTGAATTAGTCGTTAGTCAAGGACTACTACAAACCCTCTCTCCAGCCCATCTAGAAAGTGTTTTAGCCCACGAACAAGGGCATTATCAGTATAGGGATACGTTTTGGTTCTTTTGGCTGGGCTGGATGCGTTCTTGTACCGCTTGGTTGCCAAATACAGAGCCTTTATGGCAAGAATTGTTAGTTTTACGAGAATTACGAGCTGATAGTTACGCTGCATCCCAAGTAGATCCTTTAATATTAGCAGAATCCTTGTTATTGGTCGTTAGCAACAACTCTACAATCTCAGATATTTGTTGTGCAGCTTTGGGTTCAGGCGATCGCTTGGAACAAAGAATTGAAGCCTTATTAACACCACCTGAACCAATATCAGCAGCACAATTACCCTCCTGGCGGATTTTTCTCCTCGCCTTTCTCCCTCTCATTACAGTCGTATTTCACACTTGAATAATTTCCTCTCTATTTTCTAGAGAGGAGGAAAAAACTCAAGTGCTACAACTACCAATTAAGTTGGTAAATATTATAGATACTTATTCATACAATCTTGTAAAAAGTAATCTTAAATACAGTTTTTGTCCAATTTTTAAGATAAATCATCTGGAATAGGTTTATTTTCTCAATGAAGTTTTACCAAGATAATTGGTAATTAATATAGTAATCTTGGTGAAAGTATACCAAATTAACACCAGCACTAAAAATTTCCCCCATCCTGTTTACCAATGAAAAGCAGAAAATTATTAGTCTTTATTACTACAGCCTTAGTCACTTTGCTACTGACAATTGGCTTACCCAGCCTAATTTCATCCCCGGTTTCCGCACAATCCAATACCAACTTAATCATATCCGCTGCTGCTAGTTTAAAAGAGGTACTAGAAGAAATTAAACCCCTTTACCAACAAAGTAAAACAAACGTCAAAATAAATTATAACTTTGGTAGTTCCGGTGCATTACAGCAACAAATAGAACAAGGTGCGCCGGCGGATATTTTTATATCTGCGGCAAAAAAACAAGTAGATACTTTAGAACAAAAAGGACTTTTGGTGGCAGGAACTCGGAATATCATTGCTAAAAATAAATTAGTTTTGGTAGTCCCTAAAAATGCCGTTGGTATCACTAGTTTCTACAATCTTAAAGATGCCAAAGTCAAAAAAATTGCTATTGGTGAACCCAGAACTGTACCCGCAGGACAATATGGACAACAAGTATTAGAAAAGTTAAAAATTTGGTCAGAAATTAAATCAAAATTGGTTTTTGCAAATAACGTGCGTCAGGTTTTAGCATCTGTAGAAACTGGTAATGTTGATGCAGGGTTAGTTTATATAACTGATGCCAAAATCTCTGATAAAGTCAAAGTTGTAGTTACAGCCGATGAAAAATACCACTCTCCCATTATTTATCCCTTAGCAGTTGTTAAACGTAGCAAAAATGTTGATACTGCTAAAGAATTTTCCCAATTTTTATCTAGCAATCAAGCTAAAGCTGTATTCAAAAAATATGGGTTTATTCTGCCTTAGTCATAATTGAGTTAATTAAGTAACAAACATCTTTATTAAAACTATGCCACAGGATTTATCACCGCTTTGGATATCGTTAAAAACGGCTTTATTAGCAACATTTATCACTTTCTTTTTGGGTATATTTGCTGCTTATTGGATGTTGGGATATCGTGGTAAAGGTAAATCCTTAATTGAGGGGATATTTGTCGCACCGTTGATTTTACCCCCCACTGTGGTTGGGTTTTTACTGCTGATATTCTTTGGGAAAAATGGTCCAGTGGGTAAACTACTAGAACCCTTCAATACGACAGTTATATTTACTTGGTATGGTGGGGCGATCGCTGCTATAGTAGTTTCATTCCCATTGATGTATAAAACTGCATTGGCAGCTTTTAGTCAAATTGATACCAATTTACTGCGAGTAGCCAGAACATTAGGTGCGAAAGAATTGACAATTTTTTGGCGGATTAGTTTACCCCTAGCATTTCCAGGGATTATTGCTGCCACCACCTTAGCATTTGCGCGGGCTTTAGGTGAATTTGGGGCAACTTTGATGTTAGCAGGAAATATTCCTGGACAAACGCAAACTATCCCAATGGCCATATATTTCGCAGTAGAAGCTGGGGCAATGAATGAAGCTTGGTTTTGGTCAATTACCATGATGATCATTTCCCTTTCAGGGATTATTCTAGCTAATTTTTGGCAAGAACTTGCATATAAATCAAGATTGACAAAACCATCTCAAAATCAAATAGAATTAGCAAACAAATCTTCTTTATTATTAGAAGATTCTTCCCCAAATGGCTTATTTTTAGATATTGACAAAAGACTGGCTAATTTTCATCTTCAAGTTACCTTAAATACTGATAATCAACCATTGGGATTATTGGGAGGTTCTGGGGCAGGAAAAAGTATGATTTTGCGTTGTATTGCTGGCATAGAAACACCAAATAAAGGAAAAATAGTTTTAAATAATCGGGTATTATTTGACTCCGAAAAGAAAATTGATCTGCCCATTCATCAACGCCGAATTGGTTTTTTATTCCAAAACTATGCCCTATTTCCACATATTACTGTAGCGGAAAATATCGCCTTTGGCATACCCAAATCTGTCAACGTTAAGGAAGAGGTAGAAAAGCAGTTAATAACCATGCAATTACAAGGATTTGGCGATCGCTATCCGCACCAACTTTCCGGGGGACAACAGCAACGGGTAGCATTAGCTAGGGCTTTAGCAAGCAAACCAGAAGCACTACTTTTAGATGAACCATTTTCCGCTTTAGATACCCATCTTCGCAGTCAATTAGAACAACAAGTTACAGAAATTCTGGATGATTATTCTGGAGTAACTTTATTTGTTACTCATAATATGGAAGAAGCCTATCGCCTATGTCCCAATCTATTAGTATTAGAACAGGGAAAAGAAGCACATCATGGTTCTAAATATGAGATTTTTCAACATCCTGCAAGTATAAATGTCGCCCAACTTACAGGTTGTAAAAACTTTTCCCGTGCTAGTATTTTATCTCCTCAACAAATAGAAGCAATTGATTGGGATTGTACTCTCCAAGTCAGAGAAAAAATGCCTTCAGGATTATCTCATGTTGGTATTCGCGCTCATCATTTAATTTTCACTAAAGATCCGCAAAAAGTAAACACCTTTCCCTGTTATTTAGTGCGTACCAGTGAAACACCTCACCGCATGACAGTATTTCTCAAACTACATTCTTTTGGTAATCATCCCCATGATTATCACTTACAAGGAGAAATATATAAAGAAAAATGGGAAAATATTCAAAATCAACCTTTTCCCTGGTATGTGCAATTAGAACCTTCGCAATTACTCTTAATGGATTGACACTCTCAGAGGATGTTTGAAAAGTATCAGAATTAATCGAGATCCCCCAACCCCCCTTACAAAGGGGGGCTAAATTCCTTAAAGTCCCCCTTTTTAAGGGGGATTTAGGGGGATCTGCGGGTGTCAGATCCCACACGAAAAAGTTTTCAAACAACCTCTCAGGTCTAAAGACACTGAGATTCTTTAATCAAGACTCCCCTGATATAGCGGTATGCACTTGAATAAGATACATCATAAGCCCCCTCCTTGCTTGCGGGGAGGGGGTTGGGGGTGGGGTTATTGTCTTTCACTCAGCCAAGAACCGCTATATAAGCTTTAACTAACAAATCAATTCCAGTAATCGCCCCACCAACAACAACAGCATTAGCGCCTAAATCCAAAGCTTTTCTAGCCATTTCTGGGGAAGAAACACCACCTTCACAAATCACAAAAGTATCCAGATTTTCTACGATTTGGGTGAGTAATTCCCAACCAGGAGGAGAAAAGTTTTGAGTTGCTGTTGTGTAGCCAAAAAGAGTAGTTCCCACAATATCCGCACCGGCATTAACAGCTAATTGTGCAGCCTCGTAAGTATCTACATCTGCCATAACTGGCTTATTTAACTGCTGATGAATTAGAGTAATAATATCTGCCAACTTTTCATCACCGGGGCGATATCTAGTAGTAGCATCTATGGCAATAATATCTGCACCTGCTTCAGATACAGCCACAGCATGATGAAATTGTGGTGTAATATAAACATCAGAACCAGTTATTACTTGTTTCCAAAGTCCAATAATCGGAACTTGGACTTTTTCCCGCACGGCTTGAATGTGACTGGGCGTGTCAATTCTTACAGCTACAGCCCCATTATTCACTGCTGCTTGTGCCATTGCAGAAATTACATAAGGATCATGTAATGGAGAACTTATAGGCGCTTGACAGGAAACAATTAATCCTTTTGGTAAATTAGTCATGTTTTATTTTTAATTGTAAGGGTAAATACGGAAAAACCTATCTAAAGATTATGTTAATATGGGGGCAAAATTAAGGATATTCCTGACTGAAAAACAAGATATACTCAAAACGGCTAGAAGCTGGACTTTTTTTATCATACAAATGTTTTAAAAGTGGTATTCCGTAATTTTCATCACATTGCTACCCCCCTTTCCCCTTGTAAAGGGGGAAAACAATAAAAATCCAGTTCCCTCCCCTTGTAAAGGGGAGGGTTAGGGAGGGGTAAAAATATTTGATAAGTAGTGAGACAGAATTAATTACACAATGTCATTGCGTAAGCGTTGCCTGGCGTTAGCCATATCATCTCATTCCCAGTCAGAGACTGGGAATGAATTCTAGAAGGCTCTGCCTTCAATAATATTAGAGGCAGAGCCTCATCAACTGCGTTCCTAGTCAGAGACTAGGAACAAGATGTGGTAGGGATTTGAGCTTAAGTTGACACCAATGAAGCTCTTGCTTTACCCCTACACATCTGGGTTCTTTGTCCCCTAGCAAAAGTTTAAATCTCACCCGTGTTTAGTATAAAACTGTTCCCTATTCCCAGTTAAGAGTTCCCTGTTCCCTGCCCTCACAGACAACTTATTCAGCAAACCCTACTTAACAGGGATAGAATCAACATCCACAGTTTCGCCAGCGGCAGCGGCATGATTAGCCGGATTGGTGGTACTATTTTCTACAGTCCCTTTTTTTGCCTTCCAACCGTCAAGAACTAAGGAAGAAACTTCGGAAACGAATAAACTCAACAGTAAAACATCGTCAATTTGACCAATAATGGGAATAAAATCTGGAGAAATATCTAAAGGGCTAATTAAATAGGCTACTGTGCCGATAATTATCCACCAACGGTATTTAGGATTGCGTAGTGTGTTCCGATACCATGTATACAGGGATTGAATTGAGAAGTTCATTCTTAACCTCCAGTGATTTTTTTATTTTGGCAAATAATCATCTAAACTCCCGGTGGGAATAACCGCCATATTGTGTATAGAAGATGTTACTCCTTAGTAATTAATCAGAAAAGTTTGTGAGTAATGCAAAACTCTTTAAAATGAAAATGCCTTGACTACTCGGAATGGAGAGAGGAAACCTACACAGTGGATATTTTAGATTTGTTTAAGAAGGGCGGGCCTGCTATGTGGCCTTTGCTAGTTTTGTCAGTCCTATCACTAAGTGTGATTTTTGAACGTCTATGGTTCTGGTTACGGATTCTTGCCCAGGAAAAAGAAATAGTCAATCGGGTTATAGATGCTGCTGGTGAGGATTGGGGAATCGCTGAAGCAATGGCTGAACAAGCTATAAAACAGCCCGTTGGCAGGTTTTTATACGCACCCTTAAGCTTGCAAAAAAACGATCCAGAAACCTTTAGATTAGCCCTAGAATCCACAGCAGCCGACGAAATAGCGGGAATGCGTCGGGGTGAAAAACTTTTAGAAGCTGTGATTGCCCTTTCACCACTGTTAGGATTATTGGGGACAGTTTTAGGTTTGATTCGTTCTTTAGGTGCAATTCGTATTGGTGATTTGGGAACTGAATCTACAGCCGGTGTCACCACAGGGATTGGGGAATCGTTAATTAGTACAGCAGCCGGATTAATAGTAGCGATCGCCAGTTTAGTATTTTACCGCCTATTTCAAAGTTTTGTTGTTAACCAAGTTAAAATTTTCAACAAAGCCGGCAATGAATTAGAACTGCTTTACCGTCAATATCCTCCCGAACCTAAAATAATTAACACGGGCAGATTATCAAAACGCACCTCTACAAATTTCGATTCATCTTCTCAGCTAGAATCAAAAACATTTATTCAAGACCCAGAAAATAGACCAAATGAGCCAATTGATAATTACGATTTAAACCTTGTCAATTCAGCAAATTTGCCCGATAACAAGGTTGATGATGCCAATTTGAACTTTGGAGAAAAACCAGAAGATGAAAGTTAAGCTAGAGACCCCCGGTGAAGACCTTCAGATTCAAATTATCCCCCTAATTGATGTTGTTTTTTGTATTCTGACATTCTTTCTATTGGCAGCTTTACAATTTACCCGTCAACAAGCAATTAATGTTGACTTACCCAAAGCTAGTACAGGCGAAAATTCTGCTGCTAATTCCCAGATTAAAAGTAAAATATTACCTGTAACAATTGATGCTATTGGATTAACTTACATCGAAAAAGAACCTGTGAAACAGGAGGAATTAGAATCACGTTTAAAACAATACATCCAAACAAATCCAGACGGGATTTTAGTATTGAATGCGTCACGGACAGCTACTTATAACGACGTAATTCAAACCTTAGACTTGCTGAGAAAAGTAGGAGGGAATCGTGTATCTTTGGGAATTATCCCCGGTTCATCTCAACCATTGACAAATTTACCCAATTTCCCTACTCCTCCCATACCGAATAATCCCACCAACCCAGAAATTAACTCACCGGAAAATTTGAGGTCTTTACCACCGATTAACCCAAATCCCTTTCCCACACCTGGGAACGGAATTAATCCCGGTACATTACCTCAAGCGCCTGTAACACCAGGAACAAATAATTCTTCTCCTCAAAATTAAATCCATTTTGTCAGATATTTCGGATATTTTCTCCCCATATTTTCCTGAAAAATTAGGAAGTTATGGGGATATTTTTAGGTAAACTTAAATAAGTGTATCTAGGAGAAAAATCATGAAAGCAATATTAATGACCGCAGTAGGTAAACCAGAAGTTTTAGAACTACAAGAAGTTCCTCAACCTATACCAACAAATAAAGAAATTCTAGTAAAAATTTTCGCTGCCGGTGTTAATCCCATTGATACTAAATTACGTCAGCGGGGGACATTTTTCCCGGAACAAATGCCAACTATTTTAGGATGTGATGGTGCAGGTATAGTAGAAGCTGTGGGTAATGATGTCCAAAAATTTGGCGTTGGTGATGAAGTATATTTTTGCTATGGTGGTTTGGGTGCAAGTCCAGGAAATTATGCTGAATATATCATTGTTGATGAAAGATGTGTGGCATTGAAACCCAAATCTGTTTCTTTTGCAGAAGCAGCAGCAGCACCTCTGGTTTTAATTACTGCTTGGGAAGCTTTATATGAACGGGGAAGACTTGAACCAGGAGAAAAGGTATTAGTTCATGCTGGTGCGGGTGGTGTTGGTCATGTGGCTATTCAGTTGGCTAAACTCAAAGGTGCTGAAGTAGCGACTACGGTGAGTTCACGAGAAAAGGCTAATTTTGTCACTCAACTTGGTGCTGATAAGGTGATTTTTTACAAAGAAACTGATTTTGTCGCATCTGTATTAGATTGGACTAATGGTGAAGGCGCAGATTTAGTTTTTGATACTGTGGGTGGTGATACCTTGGAAAAATCTTTTCCCGCAGTGCGACTTTATGGCGATATTGTGACTATTCTAGAACCAAAAGCTAACACTGTTTGGAAAGTTGCTAGAAACAGAAATCTCCGCATTGGTTTAGAACTAATGCTAACACCGTTGTTGTTAGAAAATATGGAATCGTTAACACATCATGGGGATATTTTACAAGCATGTGCTAATTGGATAGATGCAGGGAAGTTAAAAATCGAAGTTAGTCAGACCTTCCCTTTAGCCTCAGCAGCAAAAGCACACGCTTTAGTGGAAACTGGTTCTGTCCTGGGTAAGGTTGTTTTATTGAATTAATCATTAAGTAGGGAATTTGTTGAGATTATTTTGTCACTTTAGCTATTTACAAAAATGGGATTTTTCTCACCTTTGGCAAATAAAAAACACGGTTAAAAAAATCAACTTATTATCTGCGGAATTAGGAAAAATCATCATATCTAAGTCCGCAGTCATAAGTTTTGTTTGTATATTTGCTATATTTTTACTTCCTATTCCTACTTTTGCAGTTCCTAATGAACCTATCACTTTAACTTGGGAATTATTACAAGAACGAGTTAAAACACCAATTTTACGAGATGGTAATTTAACTGTGGATTTAAAAAAAATGGTGATTGATTTACGTCCAGAAAATGCTATTTTTCGGGATAATTTTTATCAATTACTCAGAAAAGAATTACAAAAAACTGGGGCGACAGCTTTGGGTTTAGATTTGAGTAATTCTGTAATTGAAGGTGATTTTTATGGCAGTGATTTGGGTTTACGAACTCCTCTTTATGCTCAAGGAATAGCCCAAATTTTCACACATACAGAACAGCAACAGTTAGAAAGTTTACGTTCAATATGTTTGCAATCTTTAGCAAGAGCTTTTCCTAATGCTAAAGATTGTAAATCTTTGTTGAACAATCAGTCCAATAACTCTAGTAGTATTGCTGTATTTCGTGGGGCTTTAATCATGGTAGGAAGTCGTTTTAATGGGGAAGTAAAATTCCCGAATACGTTCTTTCTCCAACCTGTAAATGCTCAAGGGGCAAATTTTTTAAAACCTACTAATTGGGACGAATCCAGATTTGGTAGAACTGTGAGTTTTAGTGGGGCTATTTTTCACGCCCTGAGTAGTTTTGAAGGTAGCATTTTCTTTGAGAAAGCCAACTTTCAAAATATTAAATTTCTAGATGCTGCTAATTTTCAAGGTGATGTATTTTGTGATGATGTAAAATTTAATCAAGGAAAATTTCAACAAGTAGTTAGGTTTAATAGTAGTTATTGGCAAGAAAAAGCTGATTTTTCTAGTGCTATTTTTAATAATCAAGTTAATTTTAATCAGGTGAATTTTCATCAATCTTTATTAATGAAAGATGCTATTTTTAAACAAGCTCTAATTTTTAGAGAATCTGAGTTTAATGAATCTGTAGATTTGCAGAGTGCAAGTATTCTCAATCAAGCTGATTTTAGTGATGTCAAGTTTGCAGAAACCGCATTTTTAAATGTTTCTGGATTGGTTTTTAATTCTAATCAAGCAAAAATTTTAGGTAATGTTGGCGAAATTGGTAAAAAGTTGATTGTGCTAAGATTACGAGGTAATCAAAATATTTTGCGGAATTTAAGTCAAAATTTCCGGTTACAACAGCAGGTTAGTGATGCAAATCAGTTGGAATATACGAAACAACGGTTAAGATTAATTGAATTAAGTCATCAGTTGGTAGCTATCAATATTAATACTGCTGCTGTGAATAGGTTAATAAATTTAGGTTTTTCTGCAACTCAAGCGGCTGAAATTAATCAATATCGTCAAATTAAACATTTTCGGAATATTAGCGAGTTACTAGTTTTACCTGATGTGGATTTGGAAATATATAATCAGTTAAGGGAGAGAATTATTGCTACTGAACCTCTAGTTTTTAGTGGGTGGGTAGTTAAATCTTTAAATTGGTTGTTATTGAGTTTATTATTGTTATTGAGTGGTTATGGGACAAATTTTTGGTTAGTATTTGGTGTGGGTGGTGTAGTTATTTCCTGTTTTGGTGTATTATTTTGGTTAGTTGATCGTTGTCGTCGGTTGTCTCCTGTAGCAATTATTCCTAGATATTATGAAACTGTTTGTATATTAT
The DNA window shown above is from Anabaena sp. WA102 and carries:
- a CDS encoding N-acetylmannosamine-6-phosphate 2-epimerase, whose product is MTNLPKGLIVSCQAPISSPLHDPYVISAMAQAAVNNGAVAVRIDTPSHIQAVREKVQVPIIGLWKQVITGSDVYITPQFHHAVAVSEAGADIIAIDATTRYRPGDEKLADIITLIHQQLNKPVMADVDTYEAAQLAVNAGADIVGTTLFGYTTATQNFSPPGWELLTQIVENLDTFVICEGGVSSPEMARKALDLGANAVVVGGAITGIDLLVKAYIAVLG
- a CDS encoding ExbD/TolR family protein; translated protein: MKVKLETPGEDLQIQIIPLIDVVFCILTFFLLAALQFTRQQAINVDLPKASTGENSAANSQIKSKILPVTIDAIGLTYIEKEPVKQEELESRLKQYIQTNPDGILVLNASRTATYNDVIQTLDLLRKVGGNRVSLGIIPGSSQPLTNLPNFPTPPIPNNPTNPEINSPENLRSLPPINPNPFPTPGNGINPGTLPQAPVTPGTNNSSPQN
- the modB gene encoding molybdate ABC transporter permease subunit, with protein sequence MPQDLSPLWISLKTALLATFITFFLGIFAAYWMLGYRGKGKSLIEGIFVAPLILPPTVVGFLLLIFFGKNGPVGKLLEPFNTTVIFTWYGGAIAAIVVSFPLMYKTALAAFSQIDTNLLRVARTLGAKELTIFWRISLPLAFPGIIAATTLAFARALGEFGATLMLAGNIPGQTQTIPMAIYFAVEAGAMNEAWFWSITMMIISLSGIILANFWQELAYKSRLTKPSQNQIELANKSSLLLEDSSPNGLFLDIDKRLANFHLQVTLNTDNQPLGLLGGSGAGKSMILRCIAGIETPNKGKIVLNNRVLFDSEKKIDLPIHQRRIGFLFQNYALFPHITVAENIAFGIPKSVNVKEEVEKQLITMQLQGFGDRYPHQLSGGQQQRVALARALASKPEALLLDEPFSALDTHLRSQLEQQVTEILDDYSGVTLFVTHNMEEAYRLCPNLLVLEQGKEAHHGSKYEIFQHPASINVAQLTGCKNFSRASILSPQQIEAIDWDCTLQVREKMPSGLSHVGIRAHHLIFTKDPQKVNTFPCYLVRTSETPHRMTVFLKLHSFGNHPHDYHLQGEIYKEKWENIQNQPFPWYVQLEPSQLLLMD
- a CDS encoding BlaI/MecI/CopY family transcriptional regulator translates to MAPLPDYRPKQMSLGPLEAEILNIVWELSSVTVKDVHDRILADPNRELAYTSVTTVLRRLTEKGWLACNKQGKAFYWQPLLTKQQAEVIKAHDQLQRFLAVVNPDVIAAFADSLDQAASDQIEAIAKRIQAAREARGEK
- a CDS encoding M56 family metallopeptidase, whose protein sequence is MHLLMIITAVTIAWWLRFFGRIPQGNWYLRWQKTLFLFLFPPLLIFMTVTSVVCMGTQGKMGGMYTDSFSYLLSLIFLGFFNILGIKLAFQGWKAIQSARECPQITLDGKSARLLQTGALFAGQMGFWQPELVVSQGLLQTLSPAHLESVLAHEQGHYQYRDTFWFFWLGWMRSCTAWLPNTEPLWQELLVLRELRADSYAASQVDPLILAESLLLVVSNNSTISDICCAALGSGDRLEQRIEALLTPPEPISAAQLPSWRIFLLAFLPLITVVFHT
- a CDS encoding zinc-dependent alcohol dehydrogenase family protein; translation: MKAILMTAVGKPEVLELQEVPQPIPTNKEILVKIFAAGVNPIDTKLRQRGTFFPEQMPTILGCDGAGIVEAVGNDVQKFGVGDEVYFCYGGLGASPGNYAEYIIVDERCVALKPKSVSFAEAAAAPLVLITAWEALYERGRLEPGEKVLVHAGAGGVGHVAIQLAKLKGAEVATTVSSREKANFVTQLGADKVIFYKETDFVASVLDWTNGEGADLVFDTVGGDTLEKSFPAVRLYGDIVTILEPKANTVWKVARNRNLRIGLELMLTPLLLENMESLTHHGDILQACANWIDAGKLKIEVSQTFPLASAAKAHALVETGSVLGKVVLLN
- the modA gene encoding molybdate ABC transporter substrate-binding protein encodes the protein MKSRKLLVFITTALVTLLLTIGLPSLISSPVSAQSNTNLIISAAASLKEVLEEIKPLYQQSKTNVKINYNFGSSGALQQQIEQGAPADIFISAAKKQVDTLEQKGLLVAGTRNIIAKNKLVLVVPKNAVGITSFYNLKDAKVKKIAIGEPRTVPAGQYGQQVLEKLKIWSEIKSKLVFANNVRQVLASVETGNVDAGLVYITDAKISDKVKVVVTADEKYHSPIIYPLAVVKRSKNVDTAKEFSQFLSSNQAKAVFKKYGFILP
- a CDS encoding sensor histidine kinase KdpD; amino-acid sequence: MSYPHTPSPDSSYIRPARRGKHKIFIGMAPGVGKTYRMLEEAHQLQQEGIDVVIGIIETHGRKDTAFKAIGLEVVPQKANIHKNINLQEMDTEAILNRSPQLVLVDELAHTNIPGSLREKRYQDVELILAAGIDVYSTVNIQHLESLNDLVAGITGVVVRERIPDRLLDEADAVVVIDVTPETLEERLREGKIYAANKIEQSLENFFQRRNLIALRELALREVADTVEEEANTSISPGQIRTVHERVLICVSTYPNSIQLLRRGARIANYMNAKLYTVFIADPERFLTKEESLHIHTCEKLCREFGGEFLHVKSNNVAQAIAQVAATNHITQIVIGESQQPRWKRFFKRSFTQRLLELIRDQHIDLHIIATEK
- a CDS encoding MotA/TolQ/ExbB proton channel family protein is translated as MDILDLFKKGGPAMWPLLVLSVLSLSVIFERLWFWLRILAQEKEIVNRVIDAAGEDWGIAEAMAEQAIKQPVGRFLYAPLSLQKNDPETFRLALESTAADEIAGMRRGEKLLEAVIALSPLLGLLGTVLGLIRSLGAIRIGDLGTESTAGVTTGIGESLISTAAGLIVAIASLVFYRLFQSFVVNQVKIFNKAGNELELLYRQYPPEPKIINTGRLSKRTSTNFDSSSQLESKTFIQDPENRPNEPIDNYDLNLVNSANLPDNKVDDANLNFGEKPEDES
- a CDS encoding YkvA family protein, with the translated sequence MNFSIQSLYTWYRNTLRNPKYRWWIIIGTVAYLISPLDISPDFIPIIGQIDDVLLLSLFVSEVSSLVLDGWKAKKGTVENSTTNPANHAAAAGETVDVDSIPVK